From Mytilus edulis chromosome 9, xbMytEdul2.2, whole genome shotgun sequence, the proteins below share one genomic window:
- the LOC139489368 gene encoding mu-type opioid receptor-like, whose amino-acid sequence MSFNLTPDATPSSTNSSSSFPFALPTLLIVFLTLQQIVFVIACTGNFFVIYVVLRHMSLKDNSNIFVLNLAIADFFTGMSSGVQIVYVFHRHLNQNVVSCLLRFQVVGCMTIASHVNVFLLSMDRYIAICQQGLYQKILTKNLSSIIVTLPWLISMALSLPPFFGWNEWETAPSCSFSLVYSTEFFWTTSSIVCSLNGLSFIAHFLIFFKIRKFYKRTRPLDELETEDKKLHKNIRGAKVMLIITIAFTICWTPFMSFSFAFANGYSTDFNLQETSHWLVFLGMLNSVINPVIYAWYKQDFRKACQKTCSRDSIQRAVVRIRQSNT is encoded by the coding sequence ATGTCCTTCAACTTGACACCAGATGCCACTCCATCTTCAACAAACAGTTCCAGTAGCTTCCCATTTGCTTTACCTACACTATTAATAGTGTTCCTCACTCTACAACAGATTGTGTTCGTCATTGCATGCACCGGCAACTTCTTTGTCATCTACGTAGTATTACGTCACATGAGTCTCAAAGACAACTCAAACATCTTTGTATTGAATCTCGCCATAGCCGATTTCTTCACCGGAATGTCGTCAGGAGTTCAGATTGTCTACGTATTTCACCGTCATTTGAATCAGAACGTAGTGTCCTGTCTATTACGTTTTCAGGTTGTGGGTTGTATGACCATCGCGTCACATGTCAACGTATTCCTTCTGTCAATGGATCGTTACATTGCTATCTGTCAACAAGGTCTATATCAAAAAATCCTTACGAAAAACTTATCCAGTATTATTGTTACTTTACCATGGCTTATATCGATGGCATTATCACTCCCGCCATTTTTCGGATGGAATGAATGGGAAACTGCGCCTAGCTGTAGCTTCAGTCTCGTTTACTCTACCGAATTTTTCTGGACAACCTCTAGTATTGTTTGTTCATTGAATGGCCTTTCCTTCATTGCACACTTTCTCATCTTCTTCAAGATAAGGAAATTCTACAAAAGAACAAGGCCACTAGATGAATTGGAAACTGAAGACAAAAAGCTTCATAAAAACATACGAGGGGCAAAGGTTATGTTGATTATAACAATAGCTTTTACAATCTGCTGGACCCCATTCATGTCGTTTTCGTTTGCATTTGCCAATGGTTATTCGACAGATTTCAATCTCCAAGAAACATCACACTGGCTCGTATTTCTGGGGATGTTGAACAGCGTGATTAACCCAGTCATTTACGCATGGTACAAGCAAGATTTCCGTAAGGCTTGTCAGAAAACATGTTCAAGAGATTCTATACAGCGCGCAGTAGTCAGAATTAGACAATCTAATACATGA